The genomic interval GCCCGAGGCGGTCCCGACGAGCGTCCGCGAACTGCTCGACACCTGGTCCGGCCACCCGGCGTATGTGCAGAACCGGTTCACGGACTGCCTCGCGGCCAACGCGCTGTGCCGGGCGCTGTCCCCGAACTACACGCCGGGCGTGAACCTCCTCCGTGCGGTGTTCCTCGACCCCGCCGAGCGTGAACTGCGCCGAGACTGGGATGAGTTGACCGCCGAGGGTGTGGCGACCCTGCGCGGCCACATCGGCCCCGACGTCGACGAACCCCGACTGGTGGAGCTGGTGGGCGAGCTGTCCGTGCGCAGTGATCGCTTCCGGCTGTTGTGGAGCCGCCACGAGGTCCGGCCCATGCTCGGCCGGACCAGTCTCCTCACCCACCCGCTCGTCGGCGACTTCGAGCTGCGGTCGAACAAGTTCGAGATCCCGGGCACGAACGCGTTGAGCCTGGTCGTCTTCCACGCCGAGCCGGGCACCCGCAGCGCGGAACTGCTGGGGCTGCTGGGCAGCCTGACGGCGTCCGGCGCGACACCCCGGCGGGAGGATTCACCGGCCGCGTCCGACGAGACGCCCTCCGAGGGAACCCTGCGGGCGGCGGACGGCGAGCCCTCCCATCGGAGCGACCGGCGAACCGCGGCCGGCGAAGCACCCCGCCAAAGCGACACCCGGCCCGCGTCCAGCGAAGCGCCCCCGCAGGGAACTCCGCTTGGGCGCCACGAAATCGCCCGCCTCGACGAGGACCGCTAGGCGGACCTACCTGTCAGGCCTGCCTCTCAGGCCTGCCTCTCAGATCTGCCTCTCAGATCTGCCAGGAACGCAGCCGGTCCGCCGCGCCGTAGACATCCGTCTTGCCGGAGATCAGATCGCGGGCGAGGTCGACGAGGGCGCCGTAGGGCGGATCGATGCCGACGCCACTCACGAACATGTAGGCGACGGCCGTGGCGCAGGCGAAGCGGGCGTTGGCCGAGGGCAGGGGCTTGAGCAGGGCGAGGGTGTGCAGCAGGGCGGTGGCCCGCCAGGCCGGGTCGGAGTCGATGCCGAGGCGGGGCGGGTCGACGCGATGTCGGGCGACGGCCGCCACTAACGCCGAGAAGTCGTTGATGGTGGGCTGGTCCGGCAGGACTTCCTCATGGCGCTGGAGCAGCCAGGGCACGTCGATATGGATGACCGGAGTGACGGGCATGCGTCAGGCGACCCGCCCCTCGCCCTTGGCCGCCGGTTCGTCGTCTGGGAACGCGGCGGCGAATTCGTCGGCATGCGTGGCGAAGAACCGGCGGAAGGCCTCGGCGCCCTCCTGAAGTGCCCGGTGGCGAGCTATGTCGGCCGCGGCCGCCTCACGCACCAGAGCCTTCATCGACGTACCGCGCTCCTTGGCGATCTGCCGCAGGTCCTCTAGCTCGCGGTCGCTGAACTCCACGTTGAGAGCTGGCATGCCAACACGGTACCGCTCGGGTACTTAACCGTAAATACCCCCAGGTCAAGAGCTACGCCCGACGGTACCGAGCGGGTCGCACCTCCATGTCCGAATCCCGCCGGTCCCGACCAGGATTCCGGAGCAGAATCGTCCCCATGACCACGATCTACACACTCACCGACAGCCCCGTGGGCGAGCTGCTCCTGACCGGCGAGAGGTCGGCCGACGGCACCATCCTCACCTCCCTGACCATGCCGGACCACCCGGCCATCGGTGCCGACTGGGAACGCGACGACCGGGCCTTCAGCGAGGCCACCCGCCAGTTGTCCGCGTACTTCGCCGGATACCTCACCCACTTCGAACTCCCCCTCGCCGCCGAGGGAACGGAGTTCCAGCAGCGGGTATGGCAGGCCCTGGACTCGATCCCGTACGGCACGACGACGACGTACGGCGCCCTCGCCGAACGCCTGGGCGTTCCGCGCGCCGAAGTCCGGGCGCTGGGCGCGGCCCTGGGCGCCAACCCGCTCCTGCTGGTGCGCCCGTGCCATCGGGTGATCGGCGCGGACGGCTCGATGCGGGGGTACGCCGCCGGTATCGAACGCAAGGTCCAACTGCTCACCCACGAGGGCGCGTTGCAGCCGATGCTCGGCTGACGAAAGGAGGAGGTCATGCGCATCACCGAGGCGCGTCGGCGCGCGGAGAACACCAACTGGTCGGCTCTGGCCGAGGAGTTGGACCTGTACGGCAGCGCGCCGACCGCACAGTTGCTGACGCCGGCCGAGTGCCACGACCTGGCAGCCCTCTACGAGAAGCCGGAACTGTTCCGCACCACGGTCGACATGGCCCGGCACCGCTTCGGCTCCGGCGCGTACCGCTACTTCGCCCACGACCTGCCCGCACCGGTCGCCGCCCTGCGCGCCGCGCTCTACCCACGCCTGCTGCCCATCGCCCGGGACCGACCGGTTCGAACAAAACGCGGCTGGTCGGCCGGCGCGATGCGACACGGCGTCAGCACCGTACGCACCGGCCAACGCCACGCGCTGGGGCTGGTGTTCCACGACGCGACGTGAGGAGCGCCCCTGAAGACGGGGACCGGCGAAGCCAGATCCCCGTCTTCAGGGGCGCGGGACGGGCGCCCCACGGAGACCGGCGAAGCCAGGTCTCTCAGGGGCGCGGGGAACTGCGCGACCAGCCCCCACCGGACCCGCACCCACTAGCCGCCCCAAAGCCCCCGCCGCCGATAACTCCCCTCCCAGAACACCCGGTTGAGCACCCGCACCGGCGCGGGAAAAGCCCCCAGGAACCGCTCACGGTCCACCGCCGACACCCCGTCCACGAGCCACGGCACGAACACCGCAGCCCCACGCAGCCCCTGCGTCTCCCGCATCCGCCCGGTAAAGGCCCCCCAGTCCGCCCCGGTCAGCACCTCCCCCATCAACGGCAACGCCCCGTCCTCCTCATGCTTGAGATGATCGTCGAGCGTGGCCCGCAACGCCCTTACAAGATCGGCAAGTTCGAACGCCCGCTCAGCCAGCGCAGCGGACACCGCGGCCAACAGCGGGTCGATACGCCCATGTTCGGCCTCCATGTCATCGAGCAGCGCAAGGTCCCGCACCCGCCCCGCGACCCGTTCCCGAACCCGCGGCCACAAGTCGCTGTCCTCCGCGGTGTGATGGACGTGCAGTTGGTGCTTGAAGTTCTCCCACCCGGCGCGAACAGGACCGGTATGCGCCCGCCCTTCCGCGACCGCCGCGGCAAGCCGCTCCAGGTCGCGCCGGAACGCGTCGTGGGAGGCGTACATGGGCGTGAAGTCGATGGTCATCGTGCGGCTTCCTCCAACTCGGGCTCGGACATGGGCAGGGCGTGCGGGTTGGCGGACGCCCCGTGGTGTCGCCGTACGGCGAGACACGCGAGCGCGCCGGCCAGCAGGACGGCGACGGCGACGTACACGGCGGGCCCCATCGCGTGGACGAAGCCGTGGCCGAACACCTGGCCGCCGAGGACACGCATGCGGTCGGCGACGCCCTGCGGAACCCCGGCCGGCGCGCCACCCTGCTGCCCGGCACCGACGTCGGACTCCGCCTTCGAGAACGCGGCGACGAACGACTCCCGGTAGGCGGCGGGGAGTTGACCGGCACGAGCCTGTGCCTGCTCGGTCAGGGAGGAGGCGAGCCGCGCCTGGAGCACGGCTCCGATCACCGCACCGGCAAGCACCGAACCGACCTGCCGGAGCGCGTTGGTGACACCGGACGCGGCGCCCGCGAGCCGGGGCGGGACGTTACGCATGACCTCCGTGGCCATCGGCGCGAAGGTGCAGCCGACGCCCAACCCCGTGAGGAACAACGGGAACGCGATCGTCAACCACCCCGTACCGACGTCCGCGACACCGACGACCCACACCAGCCCACCCGCCCAGGCGAGCAGCCCGCCCATCAGGATGAACTTGCCGCCGACCTTGTCCGCGAGCGCCCCGGCGGGCCCGGCCATGACGAACGAGCCGAGCGCCACCGGCAACAGCACGAGCCCGGCCTTCTGCGCGCTGAAGCCGAGCACGGACTGGAGGTAGATCGTCAGCGTCAGGAACATCCCGACCACGCCGAACGACACGGTGACGCCGACGAAGTTGACGAGGCTGAAGTCGCGGTCCTTGAACAGCGAGAAGGGGACGAGGGGTTCGCCGTCCTGCTGTCCGCGCTCGTGCAGCAGGAAGCCGGCGAAGAGGACGACGGCCGCGCCGAACAGGCTCCAGATCCACGCGTTCCAGTCGTACCGTTGCCCCTCGGTCAGCCCGAACGCCAGGCAGAACAGGGCAGTTGAGGCGAGGGTGACGCCCAGGGTGTCGAAGCGGCGCCGTACCGTGCGCCGGGCGCCCGGGATGATCGCCATGGTGAGGACGAGCACCAGCGCGCCGATCGGCAGGTTGACGAAGAAGATCCAGCGCCAGGACAGATGGGTGATGAGCACCCCGCCGAGGATCGGGCCGAGCGCGCCGGACACGCCCGCCACCGCGCCCCAGATGCCCATCGCGACACCGCGCCGGTCGGCCGGGAAGACCTCGGCGATGATCGACAGGGTCTGCGGCATGAGCAGTGCCGCGCCCAGCCCCTGGACCACGCGGAACCCGATGAGTTGGGCGGGGTCCTGCGCGAGGCCGCAGGCGAGGCTGGCCAGGGTGAAGACGGTGACTCCGGCGGCGAACAGGTTCCGTTTGCCGCGCAGGTCGCCGAGGCGTCCGCCGGTGATCAACAGGACGGCCAGCGCCAGCGTGTAGGCGTTGACGATCCACAGGATCTCGTCCAGCGACGCGTCGAGGTCCTCGCCGAGCTGGGGGATCGCGATGTTCACGATCGTCAGGTCGAGGAGGGTCATGAAGAACCCGAGCGAGAGCGTGATGAGGATCGCCCAGGGGTTGCCGTGCCACTTCTTGAACACGATGTCGACTCCTTACGTCCGACTGCGCGTCCGACGACGGGTCGGACTCGCGTTCAAGAGGGCCGGGCGCTCGACGGTGTGACACCGCGCGAATTTCCCGAGACGTACGTCACATTCAGGCCGTCGGCTGTCACATTCCGAGCCCCGCCGCCCCTCGCAGTAGTGAGCACGCCACTGGGGAGGCGCACACATGTCCGAGTTCTCCGAGATCGCTGTCACCGATGAGGCGACCACTGAGGCGACCACTGTCTTCATGGACCATCGGGAGCTGCTGTTCGGCCTCGTCTACAACATGCTGGGCAGCGTCGCCGACACCGACGACGTCCTCCAGGAAAGCTGGCTCTCCTGGACGGCCCGCGCCCGACGCTCCCCGCTCGACACGATCACCAACCCGCGCGCCTATCTCGTCCGCATCGCCGTCAACCACGCGCTCCAGCGCCGCGCCACGATCACCCGCCGCCGCGAGACGTACGTGGGCCCCTGGCTCCCGGAGCCGCTGGTCGACCAGCCCGCCGACGGCGACCCCGAGGACCCCGCCCTGCGCGCCGAGTCGGTCTCGATGGCGATGCTGGTCGTCCTGGAATCACTCACGCCCCTGGAGCGCGCGGTCTTCGTCCTCAACGAGGTGTTCGGGTACGCCCACACCGAGATCGCGGACATCATCGACCGCACCCCGGCCGCCGTACGACAGCTCGCGCATCGGGCGCGGGCCCATGTGCACGCGCGGCGGCCGCTGTACGAGGCCCATCCCCGGGTGCGGCGGGAGGCGACCGAGCGGTTCGTGCGGGCCGCGATCGGCGGGGACATCGCCTCGCTGATGGAGATCCTCGCGCCGGACGTCACGGTGTGGACCGACAGCGGGGGCAATCGGAAGCCGGCGGGACTGCGCCCGGTGCACGGGCGGGACAAGGCGGTCCGCCTCATCAACTCGTTCGCGGCCCGGCGCCGCGGCCCGCAGGACCTGGAGCTGCGCTACCGGCGCGTCAACGGCGACGACGCGGCCGTGCTGTTCGAGGGCGACTCGCCGTACGCGGTGATGGTCATGGACCTCACGCCCGAGGGCGACCAGGTGTCCGGCGTCTACATCGTGACCAACCCCGAGAAGCTCACACACGTGCACAAGGACGACGAGGTGGACGACCAGTGACCGGCACCCCCGACCCCTCACGGGGCGAACGCGTCGCCGACTGGTTCGACGGCCGCCTCGGCATCCACACCCTCGGCAAGCGGTATCTGCGGAAGGTGTTCCCGGACCACTGGTCGTTCCTGCTCGGCGAGATCTGCCTCTACAGCTTCGTGGTGCTGATCCTCACGGGCGTCTACCTCACCCTGTTCTTCCACCCGTCGATGAACGAGGTGACGTACCACGGGAGTTACGTGCCTCTGAACGGGATCCGCATGTCCGACGCCTACGCCTCGACGCTGCACCTCAGCTTCGACGTGCGGGGCGGGCTGCTGGTCCGGCAGTTGCACCACTGGGCGGCGCTGGTGTTCATCGCCGCGATGCTCACGCACATGATGCGGCACTTCTTCACGGGCTCGTTCCGCAAGCCGCGCGAGCTCAACTGGCTGTTCGGCTGGACCTTGTTGTTCCTCGGTCTGTTCGAGGGCCTCTTCGGCTACTCGCTCCCGGACGACCTGCTGTCGGGCACGGGCATGCGCTTCGTGGACGGCGCGCTGCTCTCGGTCCCGATCGTCGGGACGTACCTCTCGATGTTCCTGTTCGGCGGCGAGTACCCCGGCCACGACATCGTGTCCCGCTTCTACTCACTCCACGTGCTGCTGATCCCCGGCATCATGGCGGCACTTGTGGTCGTCCACCTCCTCCTGGTCGTTTACCACAAGCACACCCAGTTCGCGGGCCCCGGCCGCACCGAACGCAACGTGGTGGGCACCCCGTTCATGCCGGTCTACCTCGCGAAGGCGGGCGGCTTCTTCTTCCTGGTCTTCGGCGCCCTCACCCTCCTCGCGGCGGTGGCGTCGATCAACCCGGTCTGGTCGTACGGCCCTTACCGCGCCGACCAGGTCTCGACGGGTGCCCAGCCGGACTGGTACCTGGGCTTCGCGGAGGGCCTGGTGCGGGTCATGCCGGGCTGGGAAGTCACGCTGTGGGGCCACACGTTGGTGCTGGGCGTGCTCATCCCCATCGTCGTCTTCCCCCTCCTCCTCGTCTTCATCGGCGTGTACCCGTTCCTGGAGTCCTGGCGGACCGGCGACAAACGCGAACACCACCTCCTGGACCGCCCCCGCAACCGCCCCACCCGCACGGGCATCGGCGTGGCCTGGATCAGCCTCTACCTGATCCTCCTCGCCGGCGGCGGCAACGACATCGTGGCGACCCGCCTCCACCTGTCGATCAACACGGTGACGTGGGCGGTACGGGTGGCGGTGTTCGTCGTCCCGGCGGTCGCATTCGTCGTGACCCGCCGCATCTGCCTCGGTCTCCAACTCCGGGACACGGAACTGGTGTTGCACGGCCGCGAGACAGGCGTGATCAAGCGCCTGCCGCACGGCGAGTACGTGGAACTGCACCGGCCGCTCGACCAGGCCGAACTCCACACACTCACCGCGCACAAGCGACCGAGGGAACTCGTGGAGCGCGAGCCCTAGGTGTATTGCCCTGTGAGGTTGGGGACGCGGCTGGCGGGTGGTTGGCCTTTCAGCGCGGTGTGTCCGCGGTGGTGATTGTAGGTGTGCAGCCAGCCGGGGAACGCGTCGCGTCGTTCGGTCTCCGTGCGGTAGGGGCGGGCGTAGGCCCACTCGTCGAGCAGGGTGCGGTTGAAGCGTTCGACCTTGCCGTTGGTCTGCGGCCGGTAGGGGCGGGTTCGCTTGTGGGTGATCCCGGCCGCGGCGAGGGCATCGCGCCAGTCGCGTGAGCGGTAGCAGGAGCCGTTGTCGGTCAGTACCCGCTGGACGGTGATCCCGGCCTGGGCGAAGAACGTCCGGGCCCGGCTCCAGAAGGCGGTTGCGGTTTCCTTCTTCTCGTCGGTGAGGATCTCGCTGTAGGCGAGGCGGGAGTGATCGTCGACGGCGTTGTGCAGGTAGCTGTAGCCCACGCCGGAGCGGGTCTTGCGGCCGGCCCGGCGACCCAGGGCC from Streptomyces sp. NBC_01288 carries:
- a CDS encoding helix-turn-helix domain-containing protein, producing the protein MNALGEFLRARRERVRPEDVGLSGGGLRRVPGLRREEVALLAGISSDYYLRLEQGRDRNPSAQVLEALARVLRLDASATAHLLSLARPERPAVSRRRVRQPEAVPTSVRELLDTWSGHPAYVQNRFTDCLAANALCRALSPNYTPGVNLLRAVFLDPAERELRRDWDELTAEGVATLRGHIGPDVDEPRLVELVGELSVRSDRFRLLWSRHEVRPMLGRTSLLTHPLVGDFELRSNKFEIPGTNALSLVVFHAEPGTRSAELLGLLGSLTASGATPRREDSPAASDETPSEGTLRAADGEPSHRSDRRTAAGEAPRQSDTRPASSEAPPQGTPLGRHEIARLDEDR
- a CDS encoding toxin Doc; the encoded protein is MPVTPVIHIDVPWLLQRHEEVLPDQPTINDFSALVAAVARHRVDPPRLGIDSDPAWRATALLHTLALLKPLPSANARFACATAVAYMFVSGVGIDPPYGALVDLARDLISGKTDVYGAADRLRSWQI
- a CDS encoding methylated-DNA--[protein]-cysteine S-methyltransferase, which translates into the protein MTTIYTLTDSPVGELLLTGERSADGTILTSLTMPDHPAIGADWERDDRAFSEATRQLSAYFAGYLTHFELPLAAEGTEFQQRVWQALDSIPYGTTTTYGALAERLGVPRAEVRALGAALGANPLLLVRPCHRVIGADGSMRGYAAGIERKVQLLTHEGALQPMLG
- a CDS encoding 2OG-Fe(II) oxygenase, coding for MRITEARRRAENTNWSALAEELDLYGSAPTAQLLTPAECHDLAALYEKPELFRTTVDMARHRFGSGAYRYFAHDLPAPVAALRAALYPRLLPIARDRPVRTKRGWSAGAMRHGVSTVRTGQRHALGLVFHDAT
- a CDS encoding hemerythrin domain-containing protein, with translation MTIDFTPMYASHDAFRRDLERLAAAVAEGRAHTGPVRAGWENFKHQLHVHHTAEDSDLWPRVRERVAGRVRDLALLDDMEAEHGRIDPLLAAVSAALAERAFELADLVRALRATLDDHLKHEEDGALPLMGEVLTGADWGAFTGRMRETQGLRGAAVFVPWLVDGVSAVDRERFLGAFPAPVRVLNRVFWEGSYRRRGLWGG
- a CDS encoding DHA2 family efflux MFS transporter permease subunit, which produces MFKKWHGNPWAILITLSLGFFMTLLDLTIVNIAIPQLGEDLDASLDEILWIVNAYTLALAVLLITGGRLGDLRGKRNLFAAGVTVFTLASLACGLAQDPAQLIGFRVVQGLGAALLMPQTLSIIAEVFPADRRGVAMGIWGAVAGVSGALGPILGGVLITHLSWRWIFFVNLPIGALVLVLTMAIIPGARRTVRRRFDTLGVTLASTALFCLAFGLTEGQRYDWNAWIWSLFGAAVVLFAGFLLHERGQQDGEPLVPFSLFKDRDFSLVNFVGVTVSFGVVGMFLTLTIYLQSVLGFSAQKAGLVLLPVALGSFVMAGPAGALADKVGGKFILMGGLLAWAGGLVWVVGVADVGTGWLTIAFPLFLTGLGVGCTFAPMATEVMRNVPPRLAGAASGVTNALRQVGSVLAGAVIGAVLQARLASSLTEQAQARAGQLPAAYRESFVAAFSKAESDVGAGQQGGAPAGVPQGVADRMRVLGGQVFGHGFVHAMGPAVYVAVAVLLAGALACLAVRRHHGASANPHALPMSEPELEEAAR
- the sigJ gene encoding RNA polymerase sigma factor SigJ, whose amino-acid sequence is MSEFSEIAVTDEATTEATTVFMDHRELLFGLVYNMLGSVADTDDVLQESWLSWTARARRSPLDTITNPRAYLVRIAVNHALQRRATITRRRETYVGPWLPEPLVDQPADGDPEDPALRAESVSMAMLVVLESLTPLERAVFVLNEVFGYAHTEIADIIDRTPAAVRQLAHRARAHVHARRPLYEAHPRVRREATERFVRAAIGGDIASLMEILAPDVTVWTDSGGNRKPAGLRPVHGRDKAVRLINSFAARRRGPQDLELRYRRVNGDDAAVLFEGDSPYAVMVMDLTPEGDQVSGVYIVTNPEKLTHVHKDDEVDDQ
- the qcrB gene encoding cytochrome bc1 complex cytochrome b subunit; the protein is MTGTPDPSRGERVADWFDGRLGIHTLGKRYLRKVFPDHWSFLLGEICLYSFVVLILTGVYLTLFFHPSMNEVTYHGSYVPLNGIRMSDAYASTLHLSFDVRGGLLVRQLHHWAALVFIAAMLTHMMRHFFTGSFRKPRELNWLFGWTLLFLGLFEGLFGYSLPDDLLSGTGMRFVDGALLSVPIVGTYLSMFLFGGEYPGHDIVSRFYSLHVLLIPGIMAALVVVHLLLVVYHKHTQFAGPGRTERNVVGTPFMPVYLAKAGGFFFLVFGALTLLAAVASINPVWSYGPYRADQVSTGAQPDWYLGFAEGLVRVMPGWEVTLWGHTLVLGVLIPIVVFPLLLVFIGVYPFLESWRTGDKREHHLLDRPRNRPTRTGIGVAWISLYLILLAGGGNDIVATRLHLSINTVTWAVRVAVFVVPAVAFVVTRRICLGLQLRDTELVLHGRETGVIKRLPHGEYVELHRPLDQAELHTLTAHKRPRELVEREP
- a CDS encoding IS481 family transposase, coding for MPHRNAPLTETGRLRLARCVVEDGWTLRRAAERFQVSPTTAQRWADRYRKLGAVGMSDRSSRPHHSPSRTPTRTERRIIKVRVLRRWGPARIAYLLRLSPSTVHRVLARYRLARLAHLDRATGRVIRRYERSTPGELVHVDIKKLGNIPDGGGHKALGRRAGRKTRSGVGYSYLHNAVDDHSRLAYSEILTDEKKETATAFWSRARTFFAQAGITVQRVLTDNGSCYRSRDWRDALAAAGITHKRTRPYRPQTNGKVERFNRTLLDEWAYARPYRTETERRDAFPGWLHTYNHHRGHTALKGQPPASRVPNLTGQYT